Proteins from a single region of Streptomyces sp. Tu 3180:
- a CDS encoding spherulation-specific family 4 protein yields MPYLTSVRPGTAGTGVRTGFGVPGFAHPLVAPAEWRELTRPGAPLHWVVLNVADGPGVRPDPHCLEAAGRLRNAGVRVLGHVDAAYGLRTFGEVISDAHRFLDWYRVDGFLLDRCPADRAGLPEVRRTVTTLRVIRDGAHIVLGHGTHPYPGYADDADQLVTFSGPWSDYRWSQAAEWTADHPPERFCHFVHGVPGPHLEEALRIARWQGAATIYFTDHTGRGGRTDPWEPLPGYWDEIVSNIGTGVSE; encoded by the coding sequence ATGCCGTATCTGACCAGCGTCAGACCGGGCACCGCGGGCACCGGCGTCCGAACCGGCTTCGGCGTCCCGGGCTTCGCGCACCCCCTCGTCGCCCCGGCCGAGTGGAGGGAACTCACCCGCCCGGGCGCCCCCCTGCACTGGGTCGTCCTGAACGTGGCCGACGGCCCCGGCGTCCGGCCCGACCCGCACTGCCTGGAGGCGGCCGGCCGCCTGCGCAACGCAGGTGTCCGCGTCCTCGGCCACGTCGACGCCGCGTACGGCCTGCGCACCTTCGGCGAGGTGATCTCGGACGCCCACCGGTTCCTCGACTGGTACCGGGTCGACGGCTTCCTCCTGGACCGCTGCCCGGCCGACCGCGCCGGGCTCCCCGAGGTCCGGCGCACCGTCACCACGCTCCGGGTGATCCGTGACGGTGCCCACATCGTCCTCGGCCACGGCACCCACCCGTACCCCGGATACGCCGACGACGCCGACCAACTGGTCACCTTCTCCGGACCCTGGAGCGACTACCGCTGGTCGCAGGCGGCGGAGTGGACCGCCGACCATCCGCCCGAACGCTTCTGCCACTTCGTGCACGGGGTGCCCGGACCGCACCTGGAGGAGGCCCTGCGCATCGCCCGCTGGCAGGGCGCCGCGACGATCTACTTCACCGACCACACGGGCCGCGGCGGCCGCACCGATCCCTGGGAGCCGCTGCCCGGCTACTGGGACGAGATCGTCTCGAACATCGGGACGGGTGTCTCGGAATGA
- a CDS encoding SRPBCC family protein — translation MARNRCLILSSPSEVWSLLSDGHRYREWVTGTQQVLAVDPHWPDVGARLKVRVGAGPLTLEDTCIVRISEPRHRLQLEAKAEPFGAARIAMKLTPWGEHTLFTLDWHPLRGPGTRMHGLPVDYFIRVRNGMMLTKLARIAVREHAVSV, via the coding sequence ATGGCCCGGAACCGCTGCCTGATCCTGAGCTCGCCGTCCGAAGTCTGGAGCCTGCTGTCCGACGGCCACCGCTACAGGGAGTGGGTGACAGGAACCCAGCAAGTCCTCGCCGTGGACCCGCATTGGCCGGACGTAGGCGCCCGACTGAAAGTCCGCGTCGGGGCCGGCCCTCTGACCCTCGAGGACACCTGCATCGTCCGCATCTCCGAACCGCGACACCGCTTGCAACTGGAAGCGAAGGCAGAACCCTTCGGTGCGGCTCGCATCGCCATGAAGTTGACCCCCTGGGGCGAGCACACCCTCTTCACCCTCGATTGGCACCCCCTCCGGGGCCCCGGCACGCGGATGCACGGGCTCCCGGTGGATTACTTCATCAGGGTCCGCAACGGCATGATGCTGACGAAGCTGGCTCGGATCGCGGTGCGCGAGCATGCCGTGAGCGTCTGA
- a CDS encoding NAD-dependent epimerase/dehydratase family protein, translated as MRVLLIGSNGYIGRFVADRLLADPAVQLTALGRGDDADVRFDLATGSPGALTRFLDAVHPGVVVNCAGATRGGARELTRHNTVAVATVCEALRRSGCGARLVQIGCSAEYGPSQPGSSTAEDAVPRPGGPYGVSKLAATELVLGSGLDAVVLRVFSPVGPGTPAGSPLGRLAEAMRRAMQTGDGELRLGGLGAQRDFVDVRDVARAVHAASLSAAQGVINIGSGRAVRLRDAAGILARVAGYGGTLTELDGPPGPHGAHASPISHAAHASHTGHPAHLRATIGHPRAEADHHAPPVAYPYPDGCGGWQQADVRTARDRLGWRPRINLEESLADIWMEAACRI; from the coding sequence ATGAGAGTCCTGCTGATCGGATCCAACGGTTACATCGGCCGCTTCGTCGCCGACCGCCTGCTCGCCGACCCGGCCGTCCAGCTCACCGCCCTCGGCCGCGGCGACGACGCCGACGTCCGCTTCGACCTCGCCACCGGCAGCCCCGGCGCCCTCACCCGCTTCCTCGACGCCGTCCACCCCGGCGTGGTGGTCAACTGCGCCGGCGCCACCCGGGGCGGTGCCCGCGAGCTCACCCGGCACAACACCGTCGCCGTCGCCACCGTCTGCGAGGCCCTGCGCCGCAGCGGCTGCGGCGCGCGTCTCGTGCAGATCGGCTGCAGCGCGGAGTACGGCCCGAGCCAGCCCGGTTCCTCCACGGCGGAGGACGCCGTCCCCCGCCCCGGCGGCCCGTACGGCGTCAGCAAGCTCGCCGCCACCGAGCTGGTCCTCGGCTCCGGCCTGGACGCCGTCGTCCTGCGGGTCTTCTCACCCGTCGGCCCCGGCACCCCCGCCGGCTCCCCGCTCGGCCGCCTCGCCGAGGCCATGCGCCGCGCCATGCAGACCGGCGACGGCGAGCTGAGGCTCGGCGGACTCGGCGCCCAGCGGGACTTCGTCGACGTCCGTGACGTGGCCCGCGCCGTCCACGCCGCCTCGCTCTCCGCCGCACAGGGCGTCATCAACATCGGCTCGGGCCGCGCCGTCCGCCTGCGCGACGCCGCCGGGATCCTCGCCCGCGTGGCCGGGTACGGCGGCACCCTCACCGAACTGGACGGTCCCCCCGGCCCCCACGGGGCGCACGCGTCACCGATCTCGCACGCCGCGCACGCCTCCCACACGGGCCACCCCGCCCACCTCAGGGCCACCATCGGCCATCCCCGCGCCGAAGCGGACCACCACGCGCCTCCGGTCGCGTACCCGTACCCGGACGGCTGCGGCGGCTGGCAGCAGGCCGACGTGCGCACCGCACGCGACCGGCTCGGCTGGCGCCCCCGGATCAACCTCGAGGAGTCCCTGGCCGACATCTGGATGGAGGCGGCATGCCGTATCTGA
- a CDS encoding TetR/AcrR family transcriptional regulator produces the protein MTAIEQTEAVRPRGTRLPRRARRNQLLGAAQEVFVAQGYHAAAMDDIAERAGVSKPVLYQHFPGKLDLYLALLDQHCESLIRSVRHALASTTDNKQRVRATMDAYFAYVEDDGGAFRLVFESDLTNEPAVRERVDKVTNDCAEAICDVIAEDTGLSRAESMLLASGLGGLAQVVARSWLHSDRSVPRDQAVQLLTSLAWRGIAGFPLHGNEQQH, from the coding sequence GTGACAGCCATCGAGCAGACAGAGGCGGTACGCCCGAGGGGGACACGCCTGCCGCGCCGGGCCCGACGGAACCAGCTGCTGGGCGCCGCCCAGGAGGTCTTCGTCGCGCAGGGCTACCACGCGGCCGCGATGGACGACATCGCCGAGCGCGCCGGCGTCAGCAAGCCGGTGCTGTACCAGCACTTCCCGGGCAAGCTCGATCTCTACCTCGCGCTGCTGGACCAGCACTGCGAGTCGCTGATCCGGTCGGTGCGCCACGCGCTCGCGTCGACGACCGACAACAAGCAGCGCGTCCGGGCGACCATGGACGCCTACTTCGCGTACGTCGAGGACGACGGCGGCGCCTTCCGCCTGGTCTTCGAGTCGGACCTGACGAACGAGCCCGCCGTGCGCGAGCGCGTCGACAAGGTCACCAACGACTGCGCGGAGGCGATCTGCGACGTCATCGCCGAGGACACCGGGCTCTCGCGGGCGGAGTCGATGCTGCTCGCCTCGGGGCTGGGCGGACTCGCCCAGGTGGTGGCCCGGTCCTGGCTGCACAGCGACCGCAGCGTGCCGCGCGACCAGGCGGTGCAGTTGCTGACCTCGCTCGCCTGGCGGGGCATCGCCGGATTCCCGCTGCACGGCAACGAACAGCAGCACTGA
- a CDS encoding alpha/beta hydrolase — protein MSSTEPPSVPPASVLPEVAAVRVAEGERLRSVELPGVTLSIRSRPPARRGLPPALYVHGLGGSSLNWSALMPLLEDVVDSEAVDLPGFGDSPPPDDGNYSVSAHARAVIRYLDTAGRGPVHLFGNSLGGAVATRVAAVRPDLVRTLTLVSPALPELRVQRTAVPTGLLAVPGVAPLFTRITRGWTAEQRVRGVMDLCYGDPGRVTPEGFRNAVHEMERRMRLPYFWDATARSARGLVNAYTLGGQHGLWRQAERVLAPTLLVYGGRDQLVGFRMAQRAARAFRNSRLVTLPDAGHVAMMEYPETVALAFRELLADARDSRSEGDTGEPGAKGAPGPAADSGADEAVDGGVTAENVRG, from the coding sequence ATGTCTTCGACCGAGCCGCCGTCCGTGCCGCCCGCAAGCGTGCTTCCCGAAGTGGCCGCCGTCAGGGTCGCGGAGGGCGAGCGGCTCAGGTCGGTGGAGCTGCCCGGGGTCACGCTGTCGATCCGGTCGAGGCCGCCCGCGCGCCGGGGGCTGCCGCCCGCCCTCTACGTCCACGGACTGGGCGGCTCCTCGCTGAACTGGTCGGCCCTGATGCCCCTGCTGGAGGACGTCGTCGACAGCGAGGCGGTGGACCTGCCGGGCTTCGGCGACTCCCCGCCCCCGGACGACGGCAACTACTCCGTCTCCGCGCACGCCCGCGCGGTGATCCGTTATCTCGACACCGCCGGACGCGGCCCGGTGCACCTCTTCGGCAACTCGCTCGGCGGCGCGGTCGCGACACGCGTCGCCGCCGTGCGCCCGGACCTCGTCCGTACGCTCACGCTCGTCTCGCCGGCCCTGCCGGAGCTGCGCGTGCAGCGCACCGCCGTCCCGACGGGACTGCTGGCGGTGCCCGGGGTCGCACCGCTGTTCACCCGCATCACCCGGGGGTGGACGGCGGAACAGCGGGTCCGCGGCGTGATGGATCTCTGCTACGGCGACCCCGGGCGAGTGACGCCGGAGGGGTTCCGCAACGCCGTGCACGAGATGGAGCGGCGGATGCGGCTGCCGTACTTCTGGGACGCGACGGCGCGCTCCGCGCGGGGCCTCGTCAACGCCTACACGCTGGGTGGCCAGCACGGACTGTGGCGCCAGGCCGAGCGGGTGCTCGCGCCGACCCTGCTCGTCTACGGCGGCCGGGACCAGCTCGTCGGCTTCCGCATGGCCCAGCGGGCGGCCCGCGCGTTCCGGAACTCGCGGCTGGTGACACTCCCGGACGCGGGGCACGTGGCGATGATGGAGTACCCCGAGACCGTGGCCCTCGCCTTCCGTGAACTCCTCGCGGACGCAAGGGATTCGAGGAGCGAGGGGGATACTGGGGAGCCGGGCGCGAAGGGCGCCCCCGGTCCGGCCGCCGACAGCGGTGCGGACGAGGCCGTCGACGGCGGGGTCACCGCCGAGAACGTGAGGGGCTGA
- a CDS encoding DUF3152 domain-containing protein: MGRHSRRGPAPKGDTADTTAARSGRDGREARGETRRDGRREARPGPAGTPPGAPEAYGTPVYGTPGGAVPRLPDGWLPDGTPAHGFPRLPDGTPAHGVPRAFDGTPAHGVPPFPDGTPAHGTPRVRGGHPEQREPGGGWGKLTGRPAGGPPGTGHGVPAGAEVPLPRQRQAPPGGPRQDYLDAFDEAGDLFTPRPPAAAPRPPAAAHPADPYAAVTDWTTAAGTAVASGPGDDAPPTGEPARNRGGKGRAFTGIAAAAVTTVLAVVVAGQVADEHGGTDVQAQSAVDRARDVRDPASRGDDRETPGGVSGAEPLTYEQKMERRYPLGATLAGSGKFDAIPGIDKAPGTGQKITYRVDVEQGLGLDGELFAEAVQKTLNDDRSWAHNGARTFERIHSGRPDFVITLASPGTTADWCAKSGLDTTVDNVSCDSAATERVMINAYRWAQGAEPYGDEIHAYRQMLINHEIGHRLGYGHVTCDKDGELAPVMQQQTKFVDHDGIDCRPNPWPYPKA, encoded by the coding sequence GTGGGACGCCACAGCCGCCGTGGGCCCGCCCCGAAGGGCGACACCGCGGACACAACTGCAGCACGCAGCGGCCGGGACGGCCGCGAAGCCCGGGGAGAGACCCGGCGGGACGGCCGGCGGGAGGCCCGTCCGGGGCCGGCCGGAACGCCTCCCGGCGCGCCCGAGGCGTACGGGACCCCGGTGTACGGCACGCCGGGCGGCGCGGTGCCACGCCTCCCGGACGGGTGGCTTCCGGACGGCACGCCGGCGCACGGCTTCCCGCGCCTGCCGGACGGCACGCCCGCTCACGGCGTCCCGCGCGCCTTCGACGGCACCCCGGCGCACGGTGTCCCCCCGTTCCCCGACGGCACCCCCGCCCACGGCACCCCCCGGGTCCGCGGCGGCCACCCCGAGCAGCGGGAACCCGGCGGTGGCTGGGGGAAGTTGACGGGGCGGCCGGCGGGAGGCCCGCCCGGGACCGGACACGGCGTGCCGGCCGGGGCCGAGGTGCCCCTGCCGCGGCAGCGGCAGGCGCCCCCCGGAGGCCCGCGGCAGGACTACCTGGACGCCTTCGACGAGGCCGGCGACCTCTTCACGCCGCGCCCGCCCGCCGCCGCGCCGCGCCCGCCCGCCGCCGCGCACCCCGCGGACCCGTACGCCGCCGTCACCGACTGGACCACCGCCGCGGGCACCGCCGTCGCGTCCGGCCCCGGCGACGACGCGCCGCCCACCGGTGAGCCCGCGCGGAACAGGGGCGGCAAGGGGCGGGCGTTCACCGGGATCGCGGCCGCCGCCGTCACCACGGTGCTGGCCGTGGTCGTGGCCGGCCAGGTCGCCGACGAACACGGCGGCACCGACGTACAGGCGCAGTCCGCCGTCGACCGGGCGCGTGACGTCCGGGACCCCGCCTCGCGCGGGGACGACCGGGAGACGCCCGGCGGGGTGTCCGGCGCCGAGCCGCTGACGTACGAGCAGAAGATGGAGCGGAGGTACCCGCTCGGCGCCACGCTCGCGGGCTCGGGGAAGTTCGACGCGATCCCCGGCATCGACAAGGCGCCGGGCACGGGGCAGAAGATCACCTACCGGGTGGACGTGGAGCAGGGCCTCGGCCTCGACGGCGAACTCTTCGCCGAGGCCGTGCAGAAGACGCTCAACGACGACCGCAGCTGGGCGCACAACGGCGCCCGCACCTTCGAGCGCATCCACTCCGGCCGGCCCGACTTCGTGATCACCCTCGCCAGCCCCGGCACCACCGCCGACTGGTGCGCCAAGTCCGGCCTGGACACCACCGTGGACAACGTCTCCTGCGACTCGGCGGCCACCGAACGCGTGATGATCAACGCGTACCGGTGGGCGCAGGGGGCGGAGCCGTACGGCGACGAGATCCACGCCTACCGCCAGATGCTGATCAACCACGAGATCGGCCACCGCCTGGGCTACGGCCACGTCACCTGCGACAAGGACGGCGAACTCGCCCCGGTCATGCAGCAGCAGACCAAGTTCGTGGACCACGACGGCATCGACTGCCGGCCGAACCCGTGGCCCTACCCGAAGGCCTGA
- the moeZ gene encoding adenylyltransferase/sulfurtransferase MoeZ has protein sequence MSLPPLVEPAPELTVDEVRRYSRHLIIPDVGMDGQKRLKNAKVLAVGAGGLGSPTLMYLAAAGVGTLGIVEFDEVDESNLQRQVIHSQADIGRPKAESARDTIQGINPYVNVVLHEERLEADNVMDIFSQYDLIVDGTDNFATRYLVNDACVLLNKPYVWGSIYRFDGQASVFWSEHGPCYRCLYPEPPPPGMVPSCAEGGVLGVLCASIGSIQTNEAIKLLAGIGEPLVGRLMIYDALEMQYRQVKVRKDPDCAVCGENPTVTELIDYEAFCGVVSEEAQAAAADSTITPKQLKEWIDDGENIELIDVREPNEFEIVSIPGARLIPKNEFLMGNALEGLPQDKRIVLNCKTGVRSAEVLAVLKSAGFSDAVHVGGGVIGWVNQIEPQKPVY, from the coding sequence GTGTCGCTGCCACCCCTGGTCGAGCCGGCCCCCGAGCTCACCGTAGACGAGGTCCGCAGGTACTCCCGCCACCTGATCATCCCCGATGTGGGGATGGACGGGCAGAAGCGGCTGAAGAACGCCAAGGTGCTCGCCGTGGGCGCGGGCGGGCTCGGCTCGCCGACCCTGATGTACCTGGCGGCAGCCGGTGTCGGCACGCTCGGCATCGTGGAATTCGACGAGGTCGACGAGTCGAACCTGCAGCGCCAGGTCATCCACAGCCAGGCCGACATCGGCCGCCCCAAGGCTGAGTCCGCCCGCGACACGATCCAGGGCATCAACCCGTACGTGAACGTGGTCCTTCACGAGGAGCGGCTCGAGGCCGACAACGTGATGGACATCTTCAGCCAGTACGACCTGATCGTCGACGGCACGGACAACTTCGCGACCCGCTACCTGGTCAACGACGCCTGCGTGCTGCTGAACAAGCCCTACGTGTGGGGCTCGATCTACCGCTTCGACGGCCAGGCCTCGGTCTTCTGGTCCGAGCACGGTCCCTGCTACCGCTGCCTCTACCCGGAGCCCCCGCCCCCCGGCATGGTCCCCTCCTGCGCCGAGGGCGGCGTCCTGGGCGTGCTGTGCGCGTCCATCGGCTCCATCCAGACCAACGAGGCCATCAAGCTCCTCGCCGGCATCGGTGAGCCGCTGGTCGGCCGCCTGATGATCTACGACGCCCTGGAGATGCAGTACCGCCAGGTCAAGGTCCGCAAGGACCCCGACTGCGCGGTCTGCGGCGAGAACCCGACCGTCACCGAGCTCATCGACTACGAGGCCTTCTGCGGCGTCGTGTCCGAGGAGGCCCAGGCGGCGGCCGCCGACTCCACGATCACTCCCAAGCAGCTCAAGGAGTGGATCGACGACGGCGAGAACATCGAGCTCATCGACGTCCGCGAGCCGAACGAGTTCGAGATCGTCTCCATCCCGGGCGCCCGCCTGATCCCCAAGAACGAGTTCCTCATGGGCAACGCCCTGGAGGGCCTGCCGCAGGACAAGAGGATCGTCTTGAACTGCAAGACGGGTGTCCGCAGTGCGGAAGTCCTTGCGGTCCTCAAGTCCGCGGGCTTCTCCGACGCCGTCCACGTCGGCGGCGGCGTGATCGGCTGGGTCAACCAGATCGAGCCGCAGAAGCCGGTCTACTGA
- a CDS encoding DUF3492 domain-containing protein yields the protein MRIGLLTEGGYPYVSGGAGLWCDRLVRGLHQHEFDVYAFSRSEAQEDAGWVPLPPQVGRVRTAPLWAAEDDGVVYGRRARRRFTEHYGELAAVLCAAVDPAAPGAAPDAAPGARPAATPGARREPTGTARVSPEADRFATALNGLAELARDEGGLVAALRSETAVRALERACRAPRVLRAAREARVPDLLAVAAHLEQALRPLSLDWYEEDGLGAVDLCHATAGGAAALPGLLAHHFFGIPLLVTEYGVRLRTHYLTRPDSSPAVRSLLAAFHGRLAAETYRRAAFVTPGNAHARRWQERCGADRAKLRTVHPGMDAAPFEEVGESPGRGDPRTLVWVGRVEPAKDLVSLLHAFAEIHKEEPGTRLRIIGGPSGAEGAGYLGHCKALAAQLFPDEAEGPHSVGDNPVSFEEIGGPDLPTAADAYASGAVTVLSSVVEGFPAGLVEAMFCGRATVSTDVGAVVEAIGGTGLVVPPRNPRALAEACVSLLRDPARRERLGAAARARALELFTVEQNVAAFQGLYLETVARTPVRRLLLNDGGDPLPFATPAEAHVPGHWTDPAPRALPTWATSTPVRATPAPATEAAR from the coding sequence GTGCGCATCGGACTGCTTACGGAGGGTGGTTATCCGTATGTGAGCGGTGGCGCCGGGCTCTGGTGCGACCGCCTCGTGCGCGGACTTCACCAACACGAGTTCGACGTCTACGCGTTCAGCCGCAGCGAAGCCCAGGAGGACGCGGGCTGGGTCCCGCTGCCGCCGCAGGTCGGCAGGGTGCGCACCGCGCCGCTGTGGGCGGCCGAGGACGACGGGGTGGTGTACGGCCGCCGCGCGCGCCGGCGCTTCACGGAGCACTACGGCGAACTGGCCGCCGTGCTCTGCGCGGCGGTGGACCCCGCCGCCCCCGGAGCCGCGCCTGACGCCGCCCCCGGCGCACGGCCCGCGGCGACGCCCGGCGCACGCCGTGAACCCACCGGGACGGCCCGTGTGTCGCCCGAGGCGGACCGTTTCGCCACCGCCCTGAACGGCCTCGCCGAACTCGCCCGCGACGAGGGCGGCCTGGTGGCCGCCCTCCGCTCCGAGACCGCCGTACGCGCCCTGGAACGCGCCTGTCGTGCGCCCCGCGTCCTGCGCGCCGCGCGCGAGGCCCGCGTACCGGATCTGCTGGCCGTCGCCGCGCACCTGGAGCAGGCCCTGCGCCCCCTCTCGCTCGACTGGTACGAGGAGGACGGGCTCGGCGCGGTCGACCTGTGCCACGCCACGGCCGGCGGCGCGGCCGCCCTGCCGGGCCTGCTCGCCCACCACTTCTTCGGCATCCCGCTGCTGGTGACCGAGTACGGCGTACGGCTGCGGACGCACTACCTGACCCGTCCGGACTCCTCGCCCGCGGTCCGCTCCCTGCTCGCCGCCTTCCACGGCAGGCTCGCCGCCGAGACCTACCGCCGGGCCGCGTTCGTCACCCCGGGCAACGCCCACGCCCGCCGCTGGCAGGAACGCTGCGGCGCCGACCGGGCCAAGCTCCGCACGGTCCACCCCGGCATGGACGCCGCGCCCTTCGAGGAGGTCGGCGAGTCACCCGGGCGCGGGGACCCGCGCACCCTGGTCTGGGTCGGCCGTGTGGAGCCCGCCAAGGACCTGGTCTCGCTGCTGCACGCCTTCGCGGAGATCCACAAGGAGGAGCCCGGGACCCGACTGCGGATCATAGGCGGCCCCTCCGGTGCGGAGGGCGCCGGCTATCTCGGCCACTGCAAGGCGTTGGCCGCGCAGCTCTTCCCGGACGAGGCCGAGGGCCCGCACTCCGTCGGTGACAACCCGGTGTCCTTCGAGGAGATCGGCGGCCCGGACCTGCCCACCGCCGCCGACGCGTACGCCTCGGGCGCCGTGACCGTTCTGTCCAGCGTCGTCGAGGGGTTCCCCGCCGGGCTGGTCGAGGCGATGTTCTGCGGGCGCGCGACGGTCTCCACGGACGTCGGCGCCGTCGTGGAGGCCATCGGCGGAACGGGCCTCGTCGTCCCGCCGCGCAACCCGCGGGCGCTCGCCGAGGCGTGCGTGTCCCTGTTGCGCGATCCCGCGCGCCGCGAGCGCCTCGGAGCCGCCGCGCGCGCCCGCGCACTCGAACTGTTCACCGTCGAGCAGAACGTCGCGGCGTTCCAGGGCCTGTATCTGGAGACCGTCGCGCGCACCCCGGTCCGCCGCCTCCTGCTGAACGACGGCGGCGACCCCCTGCCCTTCGCCACCCCCGCCGAGGCCCACGTCCCCGGCCACTGGACCGACCCCGCCCCGCGCGCCCTCCCCACATGGGCGACGAGCACACCCGTACGCGCCACGCCGGCGCCCGCGACGGAGGCAGCCCGATGA
- a CDS encoding ferritin-like domain-containing protein: MTSSDKPDNAADTPETPAEHTGVAAMDWAAASADPQYRAAVVDLLGALAYGELAAFERLAEDAKLAPTLADKAELAKMASAEFHHFERLRDRLAGIGEEPTHAMEPFVAAYDGFHKQTAPSDWLEGLVKAYVGDSIASDFYREVAVRLDSDTRALVLTVLDDTGHGGFAVEKVRAAIDADPRVGGRLALWARRLMGEALSQSQRVVADRDALSTMLVGGVADGFDLAEVGRMFSRITEAHTKRMAALGLAA, encoded by the coding sequence ATGACGAGCTCTGACAAGCCTGACAACGCCGCGGACACCCCCGAGACCCCCGCCGAACACACCGGCGTCGCCGCCATGGACTGGGCGGCCGCCTCCGCCGACCCCCAGTACCGCGCCGCCGTCGTGGACCTGCTCGGCGCGCTCGCGTACGGGGAGCTGGCGGCGTTCGAACGGCTCGCGGAGGACGCCAAGCTGGCGCCCACGCTGGCGGACAAGGCGGAGCTGGCGAAGATGGCGTCGGCCGAGTTCCACCACTTCGAGCGGCTGCGCGACCGGCTCGCCGGGATCGGCGAGGAGCCGACGCACGCGATGGAGCCGTTCGTCGCCGCGTACGACGGCTTCCACAAGCAGACGGCGCCCTCCGACTGGCTGGAGGGCCTGGTCAAGGCCTACGTCGGCGACTCCATCGCCAGCGACTTCTACCGGGAGGTGGCGGTCCGCCTCGACTCCGACACCCGCGCCCTGGTGCTGACCGTGCTCGACGACACGGGGCACGGCGGCTTCGCCGTGGAGAAGGTGCGCGCGGCGATCGACGCGGACCCGCGCGTGGGCGGGCGGCTCGCGCTGTGGGCGCGGCGGCTGATGGGGGAGGCCCTGTCGCAGTCCCAGCGGGTGGTCGCCGACCGGGACGCGCTGTCCACGATGCTCGTGGGCGGTGTCGCGGACGGCTTCGACCTCGCCGAGGTCGGCAGGATGTTCTCCCGGATCACCGAGGCGCACACCAAGCGGATGGCGGCGCTGGGGCTGGCGGCCTGA
- a CDS encoding DUF3107 domain-containing protein, with product MEVKIGVQHAPREIVLESGQSAEEVERVVAEALAGKSQLLSLVDEHGRKVLVPADRLAYVEIGEPAPRKVGFGAL from the coding sequence GTGGAGGTCAAGATCGGCGTGCAGCACGCGCCCCGCGAGATCGTTCTGGAGAGCGGTCAGAGCGCCGAGGAGGTCGAGCGCGTGGTGGCCGAGGCACTGGCCGGGAAGTCGCAGCTGCTGAGCCTCGTGGACGAGCACGGCCGCAAGGTCCTGGTCCCGGCCGACCGCCTCGCGTACGTCGAGATCGGCGAGCCGGCCCCGCGCAAGGTGGGCTTCGGCGCGCTGTAG